A stretch of DNA from Temnothorax longispinosus isolate EJ_2023e chromosome 2, Tlon_JGU_v1, whole genome shotgun sequence:
taaaaatatgttcatATAATTAAGTTCAGGATTTGCTTTatcacattttaaatttattttcaacttaGAAAttgactgaaaaaaaaattggaaacgtattaattaataatgataagttaaaattgtcacaacattaatatataagtatatacgtAGATCAGAAGTGGGAAAATGTCGCTCCAGAAGCAATATTTTTCCACTCTGGTCTAAAAGGTGCGTCTtacctaaaataaaataatataaagtaatttttaccataatATTGTAGACTTAAAGGCGTTTCCCGAaaccgaatttttttttcaccttCTTTCCATGTGAAAGAtgtcttaattaatttgtccGTTACACTTGCCTTCAAGAAGCCATCTAATGCATTTGAAATGTTCAGTCCCCCAAGAAGGATAAAATATTGCTCCtgaaaagtttcaaaatacATATCGGATaagtagaataataaaaataaatatcatgtacgtgtatatatatccacacatttaatttaaaagcattatattttaacttacCAAAATGGATAATGCTTTTTcgtcttttattaaaatctgaaaCTGTTCTACAGTTTGCACCGGAAGGTTCAATTGCTGAACAGCTCGTATAATATCTTTACtacttttttgtttgttttccaaattatttattttttgcaatattttatcttgtcccttttttatttctctaaaaaattatatttgtttatttatattttattagaatgttaaattatatgcttatatataaatagcacTTACTTTATTTCAGttagtattaattttaaaatcgacagatgattattatttaaaagtgacagatctatataattttcttcatcCGCTGCTTTATGCTTTAATGCATTGTCGTTTGAAATGTTTtcctta
This window harbors:
- the LOC139808476 gene encoding uncharacterized protein isoform X1, translating into MQFSDANLNRNKENISNDNALKHKAADEENYIDLSLLNNNHLSILKLILTEIKEIKKGQDKILQKINNLENKQKSSKDIIRAVQQLNLPVQTVEQFQILIKDEKALSILEQYFILLGGLNISNALDGFLKASVTDKLIKTSFTWKEGEKKIRFRETPLSLQYYGALRQIEQFKNTSVKEFEVEMAKVIKNAQQRHYMVQQRAVQGSSSALHRSKVEEELAANYAVAGAGNQE
- the LOC139808476 gene encoding uncharacterized protein isoform X2; this translates as MQDANLNRNKENISNDNALKHKAADEENYIDLSLLNNNHLSILKLILTEIKEIKKGQDKILQKINNLENKQKSSKDIIRAVQQLNLPVQTVEQFQILIKDEKALSILEQYFILLGGLNISNALDGFLKASVTDKLIKTSFTWKEGEKKIRFRETPLSLQYYGALRQIEQFKNTSVKEFEVEMAKVIKNAQQRHYMVQQRAVQGSSSALHRSKVEEELAANYAVAGAGNQE